One window of uncultured Methanoregula sp. genomic DNA carries:
- a CDS encoding RsmD family RNA methyltransferase, translating to MTGRIPENHLTHLTGHYDVIGSVAIIPIPGILEEYKYIIAEALLSHRHSIKTVLNKTGSVSGNSRTARYEILAGKETVTTCHEYGFSYTLDVLTSFFNPNLSTERSRVTGQVLRGEQVLVPFSGIGPFVVPAAARGAHVVAIEQNPYAFQWLLENIRKNGFDGRVAAIRGNAFDTSLLPATPFDRIIIPTPYGMDAILDVLKPYVKPGGMIHFYTFRNKGQISELKNLFSRKGYESTRVRMCGNVAPSVARWVFDLKTES from the coding sequence TTGACGGGCAGAATTCCTGAAAATCATCTTACTCACCTGACTGGCCACTACGATGTGATTGGATCGGTTGCAATTATTCCGATTCCCGGGATACTGGAAGAGTACAAATACATTATCGCAGAGGCCCTTCTTTCCCATCGCCATTCCATAAAAACGGTCCTGAACAAAACAGGGTCTGTCTCGGGTAACAGCCGAACTGCCCGGTACGAGATTCTGGCCGGGAAGGAAACGGTGACCACCTGCCATGAATATGGCTTTTCATACACGCTCGATGTGCTCACCTCGTTTTTCAATCCCAATCTTTCTACCGAGCGTTCACGGGTAACCGGCCAGGTACTCCGTGGGGAACAGGTTCTTGTCCCGTTCTCCGGTATCGGGCCGTTTGTTGTTCCGGCCGCTGCCCGGGGTGCCCATGTTGTGGCAATAGAACAAAACCCGTATGCGTTCCAATGGCTTCTCGAAAATATCAGAAAGAATGGTTTCGATGGCCGGGTTGCGGCCATCAGGGGAAATGCATTTGATACATCCCTTCTTCCCGCTACGCCATTCGACCGGATTATTATTCCGACACCGTACGGGATGGATGCAATCCTGGACGTACTGAAGCCGTATGTGAAACCCGGAGGGATGATTCACTTCTATACATTCCGGAATAAGGGGCAGATTTCCGAACTCAAAAATTTGTTCTCCCGCAAGGGGTATGAGAGCACCCGGGTGAGGATGTGCGGGAATGTTGCCCCCAGCGTGGCCAGGTGGGTGTTTGATCTTAAAACAGAATCCTAG
- a CDS encoding GNAT family protein, with protein sequence MYLETSKAILRSWSPSDAESVARHANNPRIAAGMRDAFPHPYTLEDAHRFIEMARGSRNLFLSIETGGEAVGGIGIHYLDDVYHRTGEIGYWLSESFWSRGIVTEAVQSLVPTVFRQTDLVRIQAGIFANNPASARVLEKCGFLREGVHKNAITKNGVLMDEIMYAILKKEEGKSEG encoded by the coding sequence ATGTATCTTGAAACTTCCAAAGCAATCCTACGCAGCTGGTCCCCATCGGATGCAGAATCTGTTGCCCGACATGCCAACAATCCCCGTATCGCGGCAGGTATGAGGGATGCCTTCCCTCATCCCTATACTCTTGAAGATGCACACCGGTTCATCGAAATGGCGAGAGGAAGCAGGAACCTCTTCCTCTCAATTGAGACCGGGGGTGAAGCAGTGGGCGGTATCGGTATCCATTATCTTGATGATGTCTACCACAGAACAGGAGAGATCGGCTACTGGCTCTCGGAATCCTTCTGGAGCCGTGGGATCGTAACGGAAGCGGTGCAATCCCTAGTCCCCACGGTTTTCAGGCAAACGGATCTCGTTCGCATCCAGGCAGGTATCTTTGCCAATAACCCGGCTTCAGCCCGGGTCCTGGAAAAGTGTGGTTTTCTTCGGGAAGGGGTCCACAAAAACGCAATCACGAAAAATGGTGTTCTTATGGATGAGATCATGTATGCGATCCTGAAAAAAGAGGAGGGGAAATCAGAGGGGTAA